CCCAAGCCCCTCGGCCCCCCATGCCTCGTCCTGAACCGCCCAGGCAAGGAAGCGCCGCTTCTCCGACTCGGCCCCCTCAACCTCCAACATAAAGCCCCTCTGCCTCAAACTCAGCTTAAAACCCAAGGCCCTAGCCTCCCCCTCAGCCCCCCTAAGGTCCGCGAGAACCGTTGACTCGCTCAACCCCGCTTCCTCCCCAAGCTGGTACAAATCCACCGGCACCTTGGACATCACAAGGCGGCGGAACGCCCCCCGGGCCCTCTCACCAGGGGGGCAGTCCACCGGCGCAGGGCCCCGGACCGAAGGTAAGACATTGGGGTTGATCGAAGCCTCAAGGATATAACCCATGGACCGGGAGGACCTTATGAGCTTCGCACCCCCAACACCTCC
The nucleotide sequence above comes from Thermanaerothrix sp.. Encoded proteins:
- a CDS encoding HTH domain-containing protein, which produces MIGPVSSLTPRHRALMSYLMERGGWVKASEIAMALGVSDRTVRSLVNQINRAGGVGGAKLIRSSRSMGYILEASINPNVLPSVRGPAPVDCPPGERARGAFRRLVMSKVPVDLYQLGEEAGLSESTVLADLRGAEGEARALGFKLSLRQRGFMLEVEGAESEKRRFLAWAVQDEAWGAEGLG